The Ignavibacteriota bacterium genome contains the following window.
GTACCGGCATATTTGCCATAAAGTACTACATCGCCAACTTTAACCTGAAGCGGCGTGATTTTACCGTCTTCTGATACTTTGCCCTGACCAACAGCAAGAACTTCGCCCTGCATTGGTTTTTCTTTAGCGGTATCGGGAATGATAATTCCGCCTTTAGTAGTTTCTTCAGCCTGAGCTGCTTTAACGATAATGCGATCGTGCAATGGTTTTAAAGCCATGATAAATCTCCTTAAAATTTGTTAAAAAAGTTAACAAAAAAATGTATAAAATTAACTTAAAATTTATTTTTAGATTTCAATTTACAAAGAACCACTCAATGTTTCTCGGAAATAAGTTAGCACTCATTTGCATTGAGTGCTAATGCTATCACGAAACATATTTTTTATTATTGTGCAGGTACTTAAAAAAAAATTAAAAAGATAATGATTGAGATATGATTTGTATTACAAAACAATATTTTCCAATTAATAAAAATTTCTTATTCATATAAATGTCATAATTTTCATATTTAACTTTATTTTTTTAATACTTAGAGAAAAAATGCTATTTTTGTTATTTTTATAAAGTAGTAATTAAAAATTATTTTTTTTTAAAACTTATATGGTGATTAAATGTTTGAATTAGTTTTTACAGAAGAGCAGAATATGCTCAGAGACATGGTTAAGGATTTCGTTAACAACGAACTTAAACCAATTGCGGCTCAAATAGATGAAAATGAAGAAATTCCCCGTGAAATAATTGACAAAATCGGAGAATTAGGTATCTTGGGTGCGGCATTCCCGATTGAATACGGTGGCTCAGGATTTGGCGAGGTCGGTTACTGTCTGATACAGGAAGAAATTGGCAGGGCTTGCTTATCAACTGCAACATTTATTGGGGCACATGTTTCGATTGGTACAAATTCAATTTATATGGGTGGAAGCGAGTTTATTAGGAATAAGTTCGTAGTTCCTCTGGCAACCGGAGAAAAAGTAGCTGCATTTGCATTAACTGAAGAACGTGCAGGCTCAGATGCATTCGACCTCAAAACCAGAGCAGAGCAAGACGGAGATGAATGGGTTATAAACGGAGAAAAATTATGGATTACAAATGGTCCTTTTGCCGATATTTTCTCGGTATTTGCTCGTACATCCCGTGGAATTACAGGTTTT
Protein-coding sequences here:
- the groES gene encoding co-chaperone GroES, whose amino-acid sequence is MALKPLHDRIIVKAAQAEETTKGGIIIPDTAKEKPMQGEVLAVGQGKVSEDGKITPLQVKVGDVVLYGKYAGTEVSVDGDELLIMRESDVFAIID